The window GGAGAAGCCGGGGGGGCCGAGCCACCCCCGGGTGcagccggcggggccgctgcccgcTGAAGGACCGCCGAGGTCAGCGCGGCGGAGCCGGCCTCCGCCGGGGCGGCAGCGGGCCCGGAGGTCAGTGGTCTCTCTGAGGGGAGGGGGGCTCCGAGGCCGCCGGTGCGCGCGGCCCTGGGGGGGGGTCGCGTCCGTTCTCTCGTCCCCCCCTCAGGGCTTGGGGCGGTGAGAGGGGAGGTGTGAGGGGTTGGCGGAGCTCTCCCTCCCGCCCGGGCGGCGGAGATAGCGGGCGGCCTCGCCTCGGGCGCAGGAACAGCGCTCGGGTGTGCTCTGACGGGATTTGGTACTTCCAGCACAGGGTGTGCCGGAGCAGGCGGGAAGTTTGGGTCACAATAACGGCAGAATAACGAGATGCTTCTCCCCCCTAAGTTTACcttacacacacccccctccccccgtgtAGGAGTTTACCTTGAACCCCGATTCTGTGTCCCTAAAACTACTCCTCGGATGTTTTCTGGGATGTTTTCTCAGTTTCGGCGGCGGTGGCCGGGGGTTGGCACAAAGCGGCGAGGTCCCTGCTGTGAGATCAGGGTAGAAGCTGAGATCACTGGAAATTTCCTGGCCTCTGGCAGCGGGCGCTGTGGGCAGCCCGGTGGTGCTGGTGACTCACGGTGCAGCAAGGAGGACAAGCTGGGATTTATGTGCGGTTTTAATTTCCTTTCGTGCTAACACTATACACGAGCTTCTTTCTATGCAGCCCTGATGCCCGCAGCGGTGAGGAAGTCAGTCCGCTGCTCTGCTCTAACAAGGTCATGTTAAGGTTTGAAACGTTCTAGAGGGAGGTCCCGTGAGGAGCAAGCTTTCTGCTTAAGGAGCGGGATTCACAGCTCAATAACTTCGTTCTTACATGTTTCTTTTTGGGATATCCAGGTATCCCACCTCTTGGAGTTCTGCAGACAATGCATCCGCCTACACCTGCCCCTGCTCTTCGTTCTCAACTAAAAAGTGAGCTGTCTCCCGTTTCTATGTCTTTCTGGCTCGGTTAAAGCCCTGTGAGCCTGCGGGGTAAGCGAGGGAAGGAAACGATGCTGTGAGGAGCTTTTCAAACAGAGCAGTGTCCGTAGCTGGTACCCCGGGGAGGATGAGTACTCCAAATGGATTTCCGCAGCACTCAGGGGCATGTGTTACTCGGAGCACGGAAGGAGGAGCCGTACAGGACCTGCACGCTAAAAAAGCCGGCAAAGCAGCCAAGAAGGAGGCTGGTGGCAGTGGGGTGCTTACCTTTGAAGATCGTCCAAGTGTAGGCACCTCTTTAAATGAAACCTTAAAGCTTCTACCAGATGAACTCAAAGCTAACGTGAAAATTAAATCGATCACTCCAAGGCCTCCCCGGAAACCCCGGCTGGAGCGTGCTGCGTCTCTGGATGAGAAaagctggaggaggtggaggcgGTTTAGAACAAGCCAGGAAAGTCTGACTGATCCCAACGAGACAAGTTCCTCCAACGGTTCTCTGCAGGAAGCGTCCCTCAGCCCTCCGGTCAGGGGCAGGGCAAGCCCCAGCCATCAGTGCTGCCAGCAGAACTCCTTGCAAAGTTCACCAGATGCCTCGGAAACCGGTCccgtggggaagagcagaggaggcaCCTCCGACCTGGGGAAACGAGCCTCCGAGATCTCCAGTGCCTTTGGTGGGCTTCTGCGGGGGAAAGCGTTTGCAGGCGGCAAACCCCGGCTGTCCCAAATAATGCCGGCTCGACCTCTGCCGCCCATGGAGTTCAATGTGGCCTCTCACACGCTGAGGACAGCTAATAGGATTGACTCAGATTGTATGGATTATCGACATTATTCTCAGCACAAGTTTGGGAGGGTAAGCAGCAGCTTGAGCGATACCAGGCTACACGGCAACGGGATGGTCTGTGATAATTGCTCCACAGACTCCATGAAATCTACGTTCAGCCTGCTCACTCCCATTCGCTCCAAGGATGTTCGAAGCAGGTACGTCCCCCAGCTTCTCCTGGGAAAGTTTGGGGGGTGTTAGCAGGGATTTGGCTGTCTTGCAGAATCctgctgggcaggggcagggaacTTCAGACCAATCGGTAAAGTAGAGAAGTTGTTCTGTGTTGTTTAACCTGCTGTGGAGACTGGAAGCAGCTTGCAGATCAAGAGATTAGTACAAATACTCTAAATTTGCTGCTTTCAGCTGGgtatttttttacataaatatgTATAAGTTATATTTGCTGTCAAGTTGCTTTTAGTATTTAAGTaatctgttttgaaatttaaGGAACGGTAGTGGTGCATGCTAGCAGTTGGGAAAActattctttttctaaaatctAGAACTACATTGGGCTtgaactgaaatattaaatggcaggaagaaaacccaaatgttttAGCTTGAAACTATGACATAGTACTGCATGTACTGTCACAATGCTGTAAGGTGCTGAGGGTCCTCTGCAGATACTGAGTTTGTTTGGCTTCTGGCAGGATCAAATCACGTCCTTTGAACTGCTTCAGTGTCCCACGGGAGCTCCTCTGCCCCGGCTTTTCCAGGAATCTCTTGAGGAAGAGTCTGCTTCCACTCAGGTCTCGGCACTTTCTCCTAGCGTGGCCCTGACCTCTTGCTCTGGTTGCTCATTTGTCTTCATTCTTAGTTAAATTTAGATTAGTGGTTGGAGGGAACTGAGGTGGGTATATTAATCTGCTTGCTAGCGCATCCAATCCTCTTCTTGTGTTGGCGGCAGAGCCTCTATTTGTGAAGACCTCCCAGCACACAGCACAGACACTGCAACGAGTATTATTGGTAGTACTGCAGGTCAGGAAACATGCAAAAGGTAAAGGATATCAAGTACTCAGCTAAAGGTTGTATGTTATAGACACACAACAGTCTGTGAGACCTTGAGGGATAAATCTGATCATTGATCCAAAGAGTGGGAGCCAGTGGTAGAGGGGAGAATAATTCTGAGATAAATTAAAGTGTTAGTAACTGGTGAAAAAGCCCCAAAGATAGATTGTTACTCGTTTGCCATCAGGGGTTTTCTTTCACCTCCCTCTGCAAAACTGCTAGAGGCAGGTGGGCGCTGGGGAGACCAGTGGGTCACGCAGCGTTCCCTAGCATTGTGCTCTCATCGTTATTTGTAGAGCTTAAGCAAGattaaaaatgcttatttaacTTGCAGTCCTTTTGCCAATACCCCTTGCTTTTGTGTTCTTCGGAGAGGCAGGCGGTGTGGGGCAGATCTGTCCTTTTCGAGTGTGATATTCCTTTAAACCTCAGACTCAATAAATCATTTACTTGAAAGCTAATTTGATGAGCTGAATAGAAGGAAAAATGTGAGTTTGAATCCTTGATTAGGAACAACTTGGTGCCAGAACATTGAGAACGGTGGAgctattttcatgttttaagtAAACTGACCTGCTTCAGGACAGTCAAATATCAAACCAATCTCTTCATTTTGTGTTTGCGGTAAGTTCTAGGGGGATTGAAGACTTTGGATGGCTTCAGTCTTCTCATCACAGAACCTCTGCATCATCAGTCTCACCACCATACTCGTGTCCTGGCTTGGAAAAGGCTGGTTTATGACcatagttttgttttcttgcatgtGATCCGTGGACTCTCAATAAGGGTTGGAACTTTATAAGGAATTTCAGGCAAGCAGAACAATATATACATACTAAATGCCATTTCTTGAGCTAGAGACATGTTCTTGATTAACTCAAGATTCAGATGTTACAAATCATTATTCCAACTGTCATGTTGTTTCCTTAGATGCTCATTTATGCGTCTTCTGTTCGCAGAAGCTATTTGGAAGGCAGCCTTCTGGCAACTGGTGCCTTACTGGGAGCAGAAGAACTTAGCAGATATTTCCCTGATCGGAATATTGGAATTTTTGTGGCCACCTGGAACATGCAGGGTCAGAAGGTTTGTGCACATCAGTCTCCCCAGCTCTCTTGGCAGTGGGAAAGTTACCCCGTCTTTACTGCAAGGACTGGTGCAATGGTTTTTTAATGTTCATGACTATGTTCCTCGTAAGCCCGAGTTCATCAACTTTATTAAATTACAAGGCCCTCTTACGCATGTTCACCTTAGTGAGAATTTTTAGTATTGTCACTTAATGTATTTTTTGAAGCATGAATTGTTTGCACGTGCTGTGGGACTTGTAGCTTAGCCTGGACTTTTCTAGTAAATCTGTACATAACtaatactgctttattttttctttttctttttcttttttttttttaaataataggaaCTTCCTGTGAATCTGGATGACTTCTTACTACCAACAGATCCTGACTATGCCCAGGACATGTATGTCATTGGGGTTCAAGAAGGCTGTCCAGACAGGTAGCAAAAACAATGTAATGAGCCATCCTCTTTCATTGTTAACTAATTACTTGGGTTTTAGTTAATCTGGAAATAGTCTCCatcatattaatattttcaataaacCCATTTAATAAGACTTTGAATTCCATTGCATGAGCACCAGAAGAAATGGGATTTAGAGATAAATATCAAAAAACTCTGTAAATACAGAACTTGGTCCTGTTGTCAGGGCAGCTAATGGCAAAACTCCTGTCTGGTTTCTGTGGGCATCTTGCCATGGATCCAAGCTGGCTGTGGGCTGGCTCACGGGCTGGCCATTAGCCTTAGCAGCCACGTGCTCATTAGTAGCACATTGCTGTAAATGTCTAGTCTGTCTGAGATTGACCAGCCCTAGAAGTGCCAATTGAAGCCTCATGTCAGACCCTGCTTTGTTACGGTGTCCTCCCAGTGGGACTCTCTTTTCCCCAGATTTAGAGCTGCTCGGTGCAGGGGCAGTAATACCCTCCCACCAACACGCAGTGCCTCTGCATAGCGTGTGTGGAGTTACACGTCAATCTGACCATCCTTCCCTGCAGCATCACTGAGGCAGCGGAGCTTTTGCTTACTCTTACTTGACCTTGGCAAAGGGATCGCCCTGTTTTCGCAATGCTGATTTCCTCTCCTGGTTGTTGTCTCCTGTACTGTCCTTGTGACCCAGCTGTTCTTCTTCCCTGCAGAAGAGAGTGGGAGATCCGCCTGCAAGAGACGCTGGGCCCCCACTACGTCATGCTCTACTCTGCTGCCCATGGGGTGCTCTACATGTCGGTCTTCATTCGCCGGGACCTGATCTGGTTCTGCTCAGGTGTGTGGTCCAGTAAGAGCTGGAacgtggggaagggaaggaactGCAGCCATCGGGTGTCTTGTCCTTTCTTCCAGGGCTGTCCCTCATCttactttcctcctctctctaGAGGCTTTTTGGTAACAgcaacttctttttctctttccagaagtGGAGTATGCCACGGTGACAACCCGGATCGTATCTCAGATCAAAACCAAGGGAGCTCTGGGAATCTGCTTCACGTTTTTTGGGACCTCCTTTCTCTTCATCACCTCCCACTTCACATGTGAGACATTTACACTCTTGTTAGAAGTGTCCCGATtgagggaggaggaggtttgCTTTACTAACGTGAAAACCAAAAATTAACTCTGCACATTTATATCCCTTTTTCCACactttctgtcattatttttcaGTGTGGATTATATTTTACATGTGGGAAATGTTTAATGCCCTTTGGAAGCTGCTGTTGTAACCAAAAATGGTAATTGAATGAAAATGATGCATTGTTGGCAGTAAATGGGATTTCTGTCTTTC of the Numenius arquata chromosome 19, bNumArq3.hap1.1, whole genome shotgun sequence genome contains:
- the INPP5E gene encoding phosphatidylinositol polyphosphate 5-phosphatase type IV; the protein is MSTPNGFPQHSGACVTRSTEGGAVQDLHAKKAGKAAKKEAGGSGVLTFEDRPSVGTSLNETLKLLPDELKANVKIKSITPRPPRKPRLERAASLDEKSWRRWRRFRTSQESLTDPNETSSSNGSLQEASLSPPVRGRASPSHQCCQQNSLQSSPDASETGPVGKSRGGTSDLGKRASEISSAFGGLLRGKAFAGGKPRLSQIMPARPLPPMEFNVASHTLRTANRIDSDCMDYRHYSQHKFGRVSSSLSDTRLHGNGMVCDNCSTDSMKSTFSLLTPIRSKDVRSRSYLEGSLLATGALLGAEELSRYFPDRNIGIFVATWNMQGQKELPVNLDDFLLPTDPDYAQDMYVIGVQEGCPDRREWEIRLQETLGPHYVMLYSAAHGVLYMSVFIRRDLIWFCSEVEYATVTTRIVSQIKTKGALGICFTFFGTSFLFITSHFTSGDSKVNERKLDYNKTIQALTLPKNVPDTNPYRSSSNDVTTRFDEVFWFGDFNFRLNKDRETVDSILNQNPETDVSKLLVYDQLTSEMSRGSIFKGFQEADINFRPSYKFDIGKDSYDTTSKQRTPSYTDRVVFRSRYRDDIQAVKYSSCPVIKTSDHRPVFALFRVKVRPGRDNIPLAAGQFDRELYLIGIKRRITRELQKRQEQKDQKSSSICSIS